The genomic region AGACAAGCAAGTTTCCAACCAGTAAATCATTACCAGAACTCTATGAAATTGTGACCAGGTACCAACCAGAAATAATTTGGTCTGATGGGGACGGAAATGCACCAGATACGTACTGGAACAGCACCAGTTTCTTGGCTTGGCTGTATAATGACAGGTACATAATGATGCTGGTTTTAGGTCCTTATCTGAAATTCTGCTCTGTGTCTAGTTTGTCTCgttttctgtatattttgtgGAACCTACTTTTGAGGATTCaactaaatattaattttcctgaaatCTAGAATCCAGGTCTTTCCTAGAACTATCAAAGCTTGCTTCAGAAAAAGACTGTTTCATACCTTTTTTTAACCACATTTGCAGATTAATCTGTTAAGGTGGTATTGGCTATTCTACCTAGTCATATTCTTCCCTAGGTATTGTTTACTGCACAGACAAACAGGATAGCAGGATAATTGGAGAATATGGGTACACTGTTGTCATCGCAGACTGAACATCTGGCAGTGCATGTGAAGTGCAGGCTGATTTCTGGCAGACCTCCTGTGAAAGTCTGCAGCGTATTTCCCTAAGAAATGCCAGTTGGACCTTTTGCTAGGAAAGGATGAGAATAAGATTCCTGAAATTGCACTTAATCTAATTATAATAAATCAATAGCACAGAAGTCATCCTAAATGTTAGCTTCTGGGAAGGAAGGGGTGTACATGTGGGAAGGGATTACACTGGCTGTGACTGTATTTTTTAGAGTAAAAACCAGAAACTGAACATTTCTCTGTTTCCAGCCCAGTCCGGGACATGGTTGTGACCAATGATCGCTGGGGAGTTGGCAGCATCTGTACACATGGTGGCTTCTACACTTGTAGTGACCGGTATAACCCCGGCCACCTCCTGCCTCACAAGTGGGAGAACTGTATGACTATTGACAAAAGGTCATGGGGGTACAGGAGGAATGCACAACTTGACGATTACCTTGCAATCGAGGACTTGGTGAAGGTACAGTGGGACAAAGATGTTGCCCACAACTTCTAATTCTCCCTCCTGATCATTATATCATGCTACATAACATTTCAATTATGTatctatttttatgaaaaaatattatttgaattgAATAATGAGATGATGAAGTAATAAATCATTTTGTCCATTTGCAGCCTAACACTGGCGGGATGGAATATCCATgtaattcttaatttttcttttagtcaTTTCTAGAAAATTAGTATCTAGTAAAAATTCAACCTGTTTCTTAGAAGCTGTTTCCCCTGTGAGTAACTGGCCAAAGACTGATCTGGAGAGACTCATAATTGCCTTTTCTACTAAGTTTTTCTAGTAACTGCACCTCTAAGTTGGTGAGAGGCAAACAGTTGCAGTTTTACATTTCCTGTTTAGGAACTCCTGATCGAAGTCTGCATCTTCTCCCCGTTCTAGCTAGGAACAGTTTATAACTTAATAGTCTTTTTACCTTGTAGCGAGAAACTTTCCTTTCATCCCACTTAATTTAAAGAAGAGAAACCAACACGCTTATTACAGACAAATAGATAAACACTAGCAGACGCAGACAGCTGGTGTTAATAGAGCAGTGGTTCCCTTTGCTAGTTTAAGGTATTAAAAAGAGATTTGAAtcttaggaaaaaatgaaaggaagccTGATAAATCTTTCAGATAAATGCACTTAATTGCAAGATTCAGCTAGTGAGGGGAAGATTGATTGTTATTGTTGCTTAATCCAAATTTTTCCTAGCACTGTCCTTGCAAAAGATAATTGCAAATTGAAGTAACCTCTTTTCAGAGGCAGAAGGTTTACATTCATTCAGTAGCTTGTCTCCAGCTGTCCGTTCCTCAGACTTGTGCATCTCAGTCCATGATCTCTGGAGGGCAGTGTGGATGtgaacacaaatatttatggACTCTGTAGAAGGCTTCCTAGTATTTTACAGATGTCCCTGTAAAATAGGGAAAGCATcaaacagaggaagaaggaagttGCTTCTCTCAGCTTCAGTAAAAACAAAGTGGCATCTATTAGCCTTATTATCTTCTCTGTAGAGAAACTATCTATTGTTCTATTGGTAAAACCCTCATGAAATTCCTGCAGAAGTCAGAATGTTAACAGGATGTAGGATCTGATTCTAACATAGATTCAGTCAGACATATTGGTGCAAAAATGTATTTCGGGCTGTTTTCTGCCATAAAAATTGACAGCTGATCTTCATTCTATGAGAGCTTAAGTTTTGTACTGACTCTTGGGATAACCCCAAAGTCTAAACGCGCAGCAGTAATGTGACTTGAGTTGATTGTTCTGACGCAGCGTGCCTGGCTTTAGAAAGAACTTCAAATGTATGATTTAATTAGCTGTAACCATATGTTCtatgtgtttaaaaacatttcagcaaCTTGTAGAAACAGTGTCTTGCGGAGGGAATCTCCTGATGAATATCGGGCCCACTCACGATGGTCGCATCACTGTTGTGTTTGAGGAACGCCTGAGGCAGATGGGCGCCTGGCTGAAAGTCAATGGAGAAGCCATCTATGGAACGAAACCGTGGAGAGCACAGAACGACACGGTCACACCGGCAGTATGGTAAGGCTACTGAATCAAGGTGTTGGCCGtgtaaagcagcagcagtgtatGTGGTGAAACATTGAAATTCTTAATGACATGATGCTACAGGAATCACCATCTTATTGTACGCTGTGAATAAGTTAATCCTTTTGTCTGTTTAAGTAGCTGCACATAGAAATATGTATAAAACTGTAGGTAGACAATGGCTGTCAGGGAATGTAGTCTCAGGGCGATGCCAGGGCTGAAGGGAAGGTTGCAGGCGTTCCCTTGGCGATCTTGTGATTCTTAGTGTAGCTGGGAATAGAAACTATACCAAAAAATATAAATCCAGAAATATAAAACTGCTATGAAGTGTTTATCTGTGCAAAGGAATACTTAATGTCACTGTTtagagagaaagaagggagagaaagaaagtggAAATCAGTCTAGCATGTTCTGCGTTTCTTGTTAGGGTAAAAACATGTGGGAAGATAACAGCCATTGTTTGGTCACTAAAATCAGCCAGTCTCTGGACCTGCCTCTGCCTTTGTGCCTCATAACTGCTGTAATACCTTAATGATCCACCAGGCCTTGACCCCCTTCTCTGCCTCAGTGGGACTTTTGACTTCTGTTCCCAGTAAGATTTGGACATCTGGCGTTAACCTTGAAATGCTGAACTGTTTGTTGACTGTTTAGTAAAACCACTTCCAAGAGCAATAAAAAATTGTAACAAAATGAAGGACAGAGGGAGGAATGTGTCGAATGTATGCCATGAGATTTCCAAGGACATACTGTAGATAATGTctgctgaaattaatttaaaaactagcTGTGCAAGGTGGAAGCTTTATTTTCACACATCctcttgtttaaaaatttttagtGGAATGTCTGTATGTTTGTGTATAGATGTGAACTAccatatttttctgaatataacCCACTAACCCACAATTATCTGTTAGTGATTTCCCCCTGCGCTGCAAGTACCTCCTTCCTACATGGCTGAGCAGCAGTGAGTTGTTATACGCTTAGTACAGAGGTTAAATTCAGTTCTTTAATAGTCTCTTACCTCTAGTTTGTTGGAACATATTTCCAAGAAACAGTACTTCATTAAAGGCTAGAAGTTGTCTGAAGAGAGAGTCATGCATGTGAAAAGGTAGCTAATGCCAACTTTTCAAATCTGTTTTTCCAGTCATGAAAGCATTCTATATATCACTTCAGAAATTTTACAAGGACAAACTGACAAGCATTTCTGTTCCCCATTTCCAACCAGGTACACTTTCAGCCCTAAAGAGGACAAAGTCAATGCTGTCTTCCTCAGCTGGCCAGTCTCTGGGACTCTGGAACTTGGTGAGCCACAGGCTAAGCTTGGAGAAACTCAGGTAAAAGACAGCACATGCCACACTCCCCTCTCCCCGCCTTCCCGTTTAGAACAGTGAGGCTTTTAACACACAGTTCATGACATGGACATACTCTGAAGGAAAGCACCTCTAGGATTTGTCATGTTCCATCAGCGTTTGTTTTAGTTTCTGGCATCTTTGGGAACGTGTAACTCTTAGGACAGAGTACATTGGAGGAGACCCAGCAGAATGTTTGTTTTCGTTCTGAGACCTCCTTGTCATAGTCCTCCCAGTGGGATGTTTCTTCTCCAACAAAGTTAGACCAAATTGTTGCTGGGATATGTTTTAGCTTGTAAACTAAGGATCATAAAAAGAGGCCaagtagcaggaaaaaaacctgccacCCCTCTCATTTCCTGTGTAGACTCTAATTCAGCATGACCCTTCTTTATAAATAGCAGCCTCGTGACTTTGGTGATACTGTAATTGCTGTAATGGTGCAGTAGTTTCAAGTCAAAGCCTTGCACAAAAGGAGAGCACACAGAGGTTTTCATTGCCCAGGGACAGAATGTATCTGTCACgatagattttaaacttgactgcttcatggttGCTGTGGCCAAGGCGGTCACCTATCTCCACTTCACCCACGAGACCCTCTCTGGTAATAAGCAACAAATTGAGGAAGGCACCCTTTCTGGTCagttcccttagtacctgtaccaagaagttgTCATCCAGATGTtttaggaaccttctggacTTGTTTGTCCCGGCCATGTGGTATTCCCAGCtgacatctggcaagttgaagtcccccataaggacaagggcgGAGTACTTAGAGgcatcccttagttccttaaagaataactcattgatgtcatcctcctggctgggtggcctaCAGTGGACTCCCATGACAACATCTGCTGGCCCTTAATCCTTGCCCAGAAGCTCTCAACTGTACCATCGCCAACTGCTCTgtgcattccagctcctccGTTACATACAGTGCCACACCTGTGCCTTGCCTAGAcctcctgaagagcctgtaaccatccatgGCACACCAGTCACGGCCCTCATTCCACCAGGTTTCCCATATGCCAATGATACCATGcctctgggactgggccaaggcttccagcttctcttgcttgttcctcatgACACGCTTATTTGTGTAGAAACACTTCAAGTGCCGTTTGTTGTGCTCATTGCGATGTGGAGCAGTGTGAAGAGTCTCACTAGCACGCAGGTCCTCGAACTTTGGCATGTCTTCCCATTGCCTGTTGCTGGCtagccccctcctccccttccaaTCCAGTTTAAGGCTCTGTCAATCAGCCCTGCTAGCTGCTGAGCAAAAACCCTTTTCCCCTTCCGAGAAAGCTGCATCCTATCAGATGCTCAGTAGTAAGCCAGTGCAACCCTAGATGCGTGTCTTGGGCAGAAGTTGAGGACACTGATGCCGCACCTACGCTAGCACGTAGTGTAACCCAATGGAAGCAGATTTACAGAGCAGAAGAGCTGGTGCTCAGGACTTAATAGCAACACTGTGCATTTAAGGTGGGGATTCATTTTGGTTTAGCTCTGTCCTGGTCTTGTGCACTGGATGACCACTAGCTGCTGAAATGCATTAATGGTGTTTATCTAGACTGTCTCTTCTGGTCTAGTTCCATATGAAAAGACTCTAGTGCCAAGACAGTTCTGCAATAAGGAGGAAACCTAGACCATATGTGCATAAGAGTAATGTTCCTCAGGGCCAGAGACTGGGCTTCAGCTGCTCCTATTGCTTTTCAATGTCTCTTTCAATATGcctattttcagcatttcagcagcTGGCGTGAGTCTCACTGTAAAGCCTATTTGTGTGTTTGTAGTGGAGAGGTTCTTCAGGTCAGCTTTGTTCTGAGATACCTGGCCACACTCCGTAAGAAATATTGCTTACTCAAGATGACAAGTTCCACCATGGgaaacaggcatttcagaaatggGTGATACAGAACTGTGTACTGTGGTACCTGGATTCCTGCTGAGACTCAACTCCCATCCCAAATACTTCTGAAGAGTGGTTATGTACCACTTACAGACCTAAGTCCTGCTCAAGACCCAACATCACTAGCTTTATTACTTATCTACTCTGCAAGTATTTTTCTCCTACATTTAATTGTTGTTTTTATCATTTATTTGGTTGTAAGTGGCATTTAAGGATAAATGGATAGTAAAGTAGccacagaacaattttttttgttaattttgctATTATATGCACTTAGAACAGTGCCTTTTCAAACTATTGTGTCTGTTTCTGTCTCAGGTAAAGCTGATGGGCTACAAGGAACTGCTGAAATGGGTTGCACTGGGAGAAAAGGGAATGGTGATCGCTCTACCTCAACTAACGCCTCAGCAATTGCCATGTCAGTGGGGCTGGACTTTGCGACTGACTGCTGTCAGCTGAGCCACAGGCTGCTGGAGCCTTGGGTCGCAAGGGAGGCTGATGTTTGCCCACTTTCTCAGCACTGGCTTCTAACTCTTGCACTCGCTTGGCTGAGAAACATCAGCACTTCCACTTTCTTCTGAAAGGTGGGCTGTTATTAAAGGATGGAACAGAGTGAACCTCACATGAAAGCTAGCACTTGATAGTTGAAGCTCTGCATAGAATTTGTTTCTTTGAACTTGTGTGGAAAAACCAAGCATCTACCTTgacctctctcctttttttagCCTGTTTCTTGCCAAGTTACCTGAAAAATGGGCGGAGGTGGAAAACAGGCACTAACTTTCTCAtgactttaaaaagaacaaagctgGGTGAAGCCAGCACTCAAACGTATGGAAGTTAGATTTCCTGCACTGAAGGTACACAGCTGAATTCCACAAAGCTGTACAGTAAAAACTGTCAGTTTTAGAGAAAAACTTTCCAGTAGTGTACAGCAGCTGGCATTTTCAGCTGAGTAGGGCAAGGTATCTGCAAGAACATTCCTCTCAGGGTTAGGAATTCATCAAACACAGGGAAGCAATGCACATATACATCTTCATTTCTCATCATGAAAATCAttaacaacaggaacaggtaaaattaattctgtccATTTTGGGGATACAAGTAAagtgtgagggtttttttgctgttttgtatAATTTCACATGGTTAAACCTGACTCTTGTTTACAGCCCTTGTTTTTACAGTTACCAGGGTGCCTGCTATGGACTATTAAACAAAACACATACTTCAGTggctaactttttttttaaaaaaaaaggcaatcagGGGTTGCTAGGGATCCTCAACTTTGGCAGACAGACAACAGTTCAAGCTGAGGGTACATCACATCCAACTTGAAAAATTCCCAAACTCATCCTGCGTCAGGAGGCGTAGGGACGGACCTGCAGCGTGAAGTTTGCAAAGGGGGAGGTAGAGGACAACAAAAAGCATGAGTGGTTTCAGTGTAGAGATcaaaggtttatttttcctgagtAATGTTAATAAGTGCAAAACTATTACTGTATAAGTTAACTTTATCCTTTCAACTCTGTCAAGATTATAAGCGATGGGCCAAAAGAGGTTATTGCCGTTCCTGCTAGCAATGttaatacacacacaaatgttacattaaaatattttattacaataCAGACAGTTGGGCtcaaaattaatacaaattaagataaaatatttacaagataATGTGTACAGCATAGCTGTTTGAACAGCATAAACGAGAGAACCTCTAAAAATCCACATTCCTTTAGTATTAGGTAAGAGAGAGCACTCCCCCAGCTTGTTCAAGAGGAACACGCATCAGTTGGCAAAGGCTTTCTGAAGAAGGAGGGACTCTTTGGAATAACATTTGTGAAGGtaagggaaacaaaaaagttttcttttataaaaagaaaaatttgggagaagaagaaagaagcctTACTTCAACTCTGCTCCCTGGGCTATTCTTGGATCACCATCAtaacttttttccaaaacttACACACCCCAGGCAAACAAATGGGTTTTTAGTAACTCGTCGTGATATGGCCACCAGATgcctttcagtaaaaaataatcaaatgaaTTATGGAAGAGTTtaactactttttttaatagaaaagtcTTTACATA from Phalacrocorax carbo chromosome 3, bPhaCar2.1, whole genome shotgun sequence harbors:
- the FUCA2 gene encoding plasma alpha-L-fucosidase isoform X1, with product MSGPLGRAALLLLGLPGLLPARPRYEPTWDSLDARPLPAWFDEAKFGIFIHWGVFSVPSFGSEWFWWYWQKEKREPYVKFMEANYPPGFSYEDFGPLFTAEFFDPNQWADILKASGAKYVVLTSKHHEGFTLWGSKYSWNWNAVDVGPKRDLVAELAASVRNRTDLHFGLYHSLFEWFNPLFLEDATNVFKTSKFPTSKSLPELYEIVTRYQPEIIWSDGDGNAPDTYWNSTSFLAWLYNDSPVRDMVVTNDRWGVGSICTHGGFYTCSDRYNPGHLLPHKWENCMTIDKRSWGYRRNAQLDDYLAIEDLVKQLVETVSCGGNLLMNIGPTHDGRITVVFEERLRQMGAWLKVNGEAIYGTKPWRAQNDTVTPAVWYTFSPKEDKVNAVFLSWPVSGTLELGEPQAKLGETQVKLMGYKELLKWVALGEKGMVIALPQLTPQQLPCQWGWTLRLTAVS
- the FUCA2 gene encoding plasma alpha-L-fucosidase isoform X2, producing the protein MLSDPFMWYWQKEKREPYVKFMEANYPPGFSYEDFGPLFTAEFFDPNQWADILKASGAKYVVLTSKHHEGFTLWGSKYSWNWNAVDVGPKRDLVAELAASVRNRTDLHFGLYHSLFEWFNPLFLEDATNVFKTSKFPTSKSLPELYEIVTRYQPEIIWSDGDGNAPDTYWNSTSFLAWLYNDSPVRDMVVTNDRWGVGSICTHGGFYTCSDRYNPGHLLPHKWENCMTIDKRSWGYRRNAQLDDYLAIEDLVKQLVETVSCGGNLLMNIGPTHDGRITVVFEERLRQMGAWLKVNGEAIYGTKPWRAQNDTVTPAVWYTFSPKEDKVNAVFLSWPVSGTLELGEPQAKLGETQVKLMGYKELLKWVALGEKGMVIALPQLTPQQLPCQWGWTLRLTAVS